From Camelus dromedarius isolate mCamDro1 chromosome 12, mCamDro1.pat, whole genome shotgun sequence, the proteins below share one genomic window:
- the LOC105097927 gene encoding LOW QUALITY PROTEIN: olfactory receptor 52P1-like (The sequence of the model RefSeq protein was modified relative to this genomic sequence to represent the inferred CDS: inserted 2 bases in 1 codon; substituted 1 base at 1 genomic stop codon): MKSPNYTYLDXPVFFLVGIPGLEQFHLWLSLPVCCLCTATIVGNVTILVVVATEPVLHKPVYLFLCMLSTIDSAASFSTVPKLLAILWCGAGHISASACLAQMFFIHAFCMMMESTMLLAMAFDRYVAICHPLHYATILTDTIIVRIAVAAMVRGSILMLPCPFLIGRLSFCQSHVIPHTYCEHMAVVKLACGDTRPNRVYGLTAALLVIGVDLLCIGLSYVLIAXAVLCLSSHEARSKALGTCGSHVCVTLISYTPALFSFFTHSFGHHVPLHIHILLANVYLLFQPALNPIVYGAKTKEIRERVVRVFQKGHGTGVKSSE; the protein is encoded by the exons ATGAAGTCTCCTAATTACACTTACCTGGA TCCTGTTTTCTTCCTGGTGGGCATCCCAGGTCTGGAGCAGTTCCACTTATGGCTCTCACTCCCTGTGTGCTGCCTGTGCACAGCCACAATTGTGGGCAACGTAACCATCCTGGTTGTTGTTGCCACTGAACCAGTCCTGCACAAGCCTGTGTACCTGTTCCTGTGCATGCTCTCCACCATTGACTCGGCTGCCTCTTTCTCTACAGTCCCCAAGCTGCTGGCCATCCTCTGGTGTGGAGCTGGGCacatctctgcctctgcatgCCTGGCACAGATGTTTTTCATTCATGCTTTCTGCATGATGATGGAGTCCACTATGCTGCTGGCCATGGCCTTTGATCGTTATGTGGCTATTTGCCACCCACTCCACTATGCCACTATCCTCACTGACACCATCATTGTCCGCATTGCAGTGGCAGCTATGGTGCGGGGCTCCATTCTCATGCTCCCATGTCCTTTCCTCATTGGGCGTCTGAGCTTCTGCCAAAGCCATGTGATCCCACATACGTACTGTGAGCACATGGCCGTAGTGAAGCTAGCCTGTGGAGACACCAGGCCCAACCGTGTGTATGGGCTGACAGCAGCACTGTTGGTCATTGGGGTTGACTTGCTCTGCATTGGTCTTTCCTATGTCCTTATTGCATGAGCTGTTCTTTGTCTCTCATCCCACGAAGCTCGGTCCAAGGCCCTGGGGACTTGTGGTTCCCATGTCTGTGTTACCCTAATCTCTTATACACCAGCCCTCTTCTCCTTTTTTACCCATAGTTTTGGTCATCATGTTCCACTCCATATTCACATTCTTTTGGCCAATGTTTATCTGCTCTTCCAACCTGCTCTTAACCCTATAGTATATGGAGCTAAGACCAAAGAAATACGGGAAAGGGTTGTCAGGGTGTTTCAAAAGGGGCATGGAACTGGGGTCAAGTCATCTGAGTGA